In the genome of Nakaseomyces glabratus chromosome K, complete sequence, the window TTACTGACATCATCCTGAAGCATAACTGGACTGCCTTCATGCCTATCAGACTCCAGTGATTCCAATCCCGATTTactatcatcatcttcaacatcTGGTACAAACGAAAAATTACTATATGACTTTTCCTCTTCCGATCTCATGTCATCATCTTTTTCTGTGTTTGGTTCTACAGTCAATGGCGGTACATTGGAATAAAGACTATCCAAAATAGAGTTGGTGTCTATCCTTTCGGAATCTATACCAAGAATTGGCGGGAGAATATCTTGCGATGGTGATAAGGCCTTTTCATCAATGCTTTCTGGTGATAAACTCTGATTATTCATATAAGAATCAATATCATCCACTAGTTTCTCTGCTTCTGATTTCTGTCTCTTGTGTCCTGTAATATTGGTATTTATTTGCACttcattcattttttgAGATAAATCTCGTAAATCTTCTGTCTCGTGGTTAGCTTGTACCATATCAGACGGTACTGGGATCGACGATATTCTCTTGGCATTAGCTAATTCGTCTTCGTTAACCGGAGGGGGTGGCGGCCTACTAAACCTGGCCTTACTTGGCATCTTAACATCTATTAGCTCGTTACTAATCGCATTGggatcttcttcaagtcgAAATGGATTGTTTTCTCTTAATCTCCTCGCAGAATCTGTAGATGAGAGTCTTATATTTTCTGGTCTTCTTCCAGAACCTATGTTTAAGTTGTCATCATTAAGAAACGGATTGCTATTCCATAGGGGCTCTTTACCCAGGGGGTTTGACACTGCCTTTATTGGTTTATTCACTTGCTTGACTCTCGCAGTCTCCCCGTCGGTACCTTTTGCGTTAGGCACAGATGCGCTCTTATTTAgagttttttctttcctaTTGCTCGGAGCTGATGAAGACTCCTTACCTTTTACTTTGAAAGTCGAGGATGGTGTACCCACATGAACAGGGCTCTCGTTGCCCTTTTTGCCATCGGAATTGCTACTCTTACTATCCCCAAACAGGAAAAACGACTTCCGCTTCAATTTCCctgcaccaccaccaaacATAACAAGTATTGCTCACAGATTTACCACAATTTAGATTGAGTAACTAAAGTTGCTGGCCTTAAACGCTAGTTTAAACTCTTGACAAGGTTGCCACCGCTgtgaagctcatcgcactTTTATCATTGAACTTTAActttaaaatcaaaatccCCAGAAAGTTCGGGTTTTCCGCTATTTTCGCCTGTAAAGTCGTGTGGGTACATAGAGCTATGAATGCTGGAAATATATATGGATGAAGAGATTGATTTTATGCTAGATTATATTATTACCATCGCTATATAGTTGTGAGCATTTGAAATATGTTCTTTTAATGAAACTAAAGATATCGATAGTTTTACGTTTGCTCTTGCAATAGTGCCAAAATACCTTCCAGAGCAGTGACGATATATTCTGCTACACCCCCGATGCTGAGTATCCTCACAGTGCTTGCATTAGGTTCATCTTGGCCCCTTATGTATCTTGTCAAGTCTAGGCCATCAAGCCATTGCTTCGATTCATGCTCATTGTTATAATGCAGTACAACGATGTTACAGTTAGACTTGTTTCTTAACTCGTCAAGGTTACTGAACAATGTGTCCGAGTCCTTTTTTGGAAACTTAACATACACTTTTACTATTTGGTATGCAGATATTTTCTTCACAGAATCTATTGACGCTCTCACAGTGGCAATACATCTACCTCTGATCTCTTCAATTGTCATGAATCTGGGTCTTCCAGGCGATGCTCTAGATTGTGTTGGTAAGGGACTTGCCTCCTTTGCGGTGTATGGTTTTCTGATTGCAGTGCTAGTAGCTTGATGGCTATATCTGCTTGATGGTACATTGTGTGATTGGTTGTTTTGAAACCTTGATTGGATGGGTTTTGAGGCTACGTTATTATTTCCGTTGGTACTACTGATGGCATCAGAACTCTTGGCTGCTGTTGTCTGAACTTCGGTGGTTATCTTATCCTCGTTTTCATCTAGTAGTGTTTGTACATAAGTTTGAAGCTTTGCCTTAGTGTTCTGTACAAGTGGTAGATTTTTATCTATTACAGCCTGGGAATCAATTAGCATTCCCTTCTCTAACATCGACACCTCACCTAGTCCAAatcttgttctttttgaaaacaaaGCCAACTCTCTCTTAAATGTTGCATATATGTCATCCTTGTTCTTTCCAAATTTCACTTTAGATATAAAGTTTGCCAGTGTATTTATCATATCCTGTATATTATTAGATTCAGTCGGTGTACAATTTAGTTCCTTAAATCCGGGTATCAGTCTCAGTGCCGTCTCCTTTAATTGTAGAGTAGTTCTGTCAATAGATATCACTGTATTATCTGGTACAAAGAAAGTACCATTGCAGAATATATGACTGTCGAACTTGAAATAATCTGAAGTTTTACTGTTCAACCTTTTCACTGCTGATAGTAGAACTGGGACAACGAGACAGAAATCCAAAACACTAAAATTTCTTAATATGACAACATGTGTATACAATTGGCCACTTACCGTTTTGAAATGCAGTCTTTCTTGATCCACATATCTCAATAAATGTTGAATGCATTGCACTATGGTGTTATTTGTCTCACAGCTTAACGGTATCAGCACTACACTCCTCTTCAGCACTTTATCTGAATTTTTATGTAGCTTTCGTATCCTATCCAGATTCTTCCACAAATCATAACTGTCCTGCGTTAGAGCTGGGTGCCTCTTCGCTTTCTTATTCAATGCACTTCTATTTTCCCTGTCACCATCATATCCATTGCGTGCCCTTTTGCGCATCATTCTACCCAAGTCACTTAATGGCCCTAGTATATTAATTCTTCACTGATACGTGTAAGCAGTTCTCTATTACCATAGTGTTGAACTCCAATACCAGCTAAACACAAACATCGAAATGTATGTTCTACTTTTCACCTCATCGCTGGCTCGGTCCGAGCTTTAGCTATAAACTCTCCCACAGTCAGTTATGTAACATAAACTAAATTCATAATTACAGAATTAGAATAGTTTTAAATACGTATTGTTAGAATATTATACAGCGATACTATTGTTGTTACATCCCTTTCATGACTTACAGCGGTTCCATTGTtcaaacaagaaattttCCTAGTACACCTCTCCTTATAGTCAATACTGATTTGCAACCAACATAACTTTTAAGTGACTCTCGGTAGCCAAGTTGGTTTAAGGCGCAAGACTGTAATTTCAACACTGAAATCTTGAGATCGGGCGTTCGAATCGCCCCCGGGAgacttatttttttttggtaaaATTACACTGTTACTATAATAGGCCTCTGGTATTATTATGCAGAACAAAAGCATTCCTGCCTTTTAGTACACATAGTTACTACTTTAGTTATGTAGTtcgatttttttgtcttatACTTTTGGATGCTTTTCTATAAAAGTACTTAATAAATGATCCTGTTTCGCGTCTCTGAAACTATGCCGAAATGTTTTGCGCATTCTTCTGGGAAATCGTTTTCCTTGTTAGGATCGACATCTTTAACATACTTGGCTAGTTGTTTGATCAGCTGTGGGTCCTCTTCACCAGTTAAATAAGTAACAGCTATACCGGTCTTGCCGGCACGGCCCGTCCTACCAATTCTGTGTATATAGTCGTCAAACTTCTTGCTCATTTGGAAGTTTACTACCAGTGCCACGTCAGGTATATCTAGACCACGCGCAGCTACGTTAGTTGCTATCAGTACGTTAGCAGTACCTGATTTCAGTTTTTGAATAGCACTTTCTCTTTGGGATTGTGATTTGGAACCATGTAATGTTACAATATTAAATCGGTCTGACAGGCGAAGCGTTAGCCAATCTGCTGTCTCTTTATAGTTGATAAATATGATAGCCGGTAACCCATTCTTAATAAGATCATCCTTTAAGAATGACAATTTCTTATCGTCATCTCCAGTATGTCTTACAACTTGTGTAATGAGCGGTTTGTCACTATCCCAACGTGAACCGACAGATACGTGCAATGGATTCTTCAGGTAGCCCTTGGCGATGGACTCC includes:
- the SNU56 gene encoding Snu56p (CAGL0K11132g~Ortholog(s) have mRNA binding activity, role in mRNA splicing, via spliceosome and U1 snRNP, U2-type prespliceosome, commitment complex localization), yielding MMRKRARNGYDGDRENRSALNKKAKRHPALTQDSYDLWKNLDRIRKLHKNSDKVLKRSVVLIPLSCETNNTIVQCIQHLLRYVDQERLHFKTVSGQLYTHVVILRNFSVLDFCLVVPVLLSAVKRLNSKTSDYFKFDSHIFCNGTFFVPDNTVISIDRTTLQLKETALRLIPGFKELNCTPTESNNIQDMINTLANFISKVKFGKNKDDIYATFKRELALFSKRTRFGLGEVSMLEKGMLIDSQAVIDKNLPLVQNTKAKLQTYVQTLLDENEDKITTEVQTTAAKSSDAISSTNGNNNVASKPIQSRFQNNQSHNVPSSRYSHQATSTAIRKPYTAKEASPLPTQSRASPGRPRFMTIEEIRGRCIATVRASIDSVKKISAYQIVKVYVKFPKKDSDTLFSNLDELRNKSNCNIVVLHYNNEHESKQWLDGLDLTRYIRGQDEPNASTVRILSIGGVAEYIVTALEGILALLQEQT